A genome region from Drosophila simulans strain w501 chromosome 2R, Prin_Dsim_3.1, whole genome shotgun sequence includes the following:
- the LOC6735576 gene encoding serine protease grass — MYCILLLVSLFPWHHHATAQFLEPDCGYMSLEALQNEEHQAHISESPWMAYLHKSGEFVCGGTLINHRFVLTAAHCIRADENLTVRLGEFNSLTSIDCNGSDCLPPSEDFEIDLAFRHGGYSRTYKIHDIGLLRLAKSVEYKVHIKPICLITNTTLQPKIERLHRLVATGWGRSPSETPNPILKSIRVIRVNWYVCSDTYWVDRRRDQICVSHESGVSCSGDSGGPMGHAIRLNGRVVFVQVGIVSYGNAECLSPSVFTNVMEHIDWIMTALSTSHL; from the exons ATGTACTGTATTTTGCTGTTGGTGTCTCTTTTTCCATGGCATCACCATGCAACTGCCCAATTTCTGGAGCCCGACTGCGGATATATGTCACTGGAGGCACTCCAAAATGAGGAGCACCAGGCGCACATATCCGAGAGTCCTTGGATGGCTTACTTGCACAAATCTGGCGAGTTTGTATGTGGCGGAACTCTCATAAACCATC GATTCGTCCTGACAGCAGCACATTGCATACGCGCGGATGAAAACTT GACAGTGCGACTGGGCGAGTTTAATAGCTTAACTAGTATCGACTGCAACGGCTCCGATTGCCTGCCACCTTCAGAGGACTTTGAAATAGATCTGGCCTTCAGGCATGGGGGCTACTCCAGAACCTATAAGATCCATGACATTGGACTTCTCCGGCTGGCCAAGTCGGTGGAGTATAAAG TTCACATCAAGCCCATTTGCCTGATCACAAATACGACCCTTCAGCCGAAGATTGAGAGACTCCACAGGCTGGTTGCCACTGGCTGGGGCCGCAGCCCATCTGAAACTCCAAACCCCATCCTCAAGTCCATTCGGGTAATCAGAGTGAATTGGTATGTGTGCAGCGATACATACTGGGTTGACCGTCGTAGGGATCAGATCTGCGTGAGTCACGAGTCCGGAGTGTCGTGCAGCGGCGACTCCGGAGGACCCATGGGCCACGCCATCCGGCTCAACGGTCGAGTGGTCTTCGTTCAGGTCGGAATTGTCAGCTATGGCAACGCAGAGTGCCTCAGTCCCAGTGTTTTCACAAACGTGATGGAACATATTGATTGGATCATGACGGCTTTGAGCACTTCTCACCTTTGA
- the LOC6735577 gene encoding serine protease grass: MNSQSVRALLQMNIMGTGAVQLLFIALVFLKVQGQPHLLDPQCVTARSEPGLYRVINGKPADLLSNPWMVIIIERGMMKCGGSLITPRYVLTAAHCKSETKSQLTVRLGDYDVNQALDCSSYGCIPRPKEINVTRTFVPNHYINFRKNDIALLRLETAVQYGENIRSICLLMGDYTWSSNLLKNLSKFNTTGWGRTESRINSPVLQQASLTHHHLSYCAQVFGKQLDNTHICVASSTGSTCQGDSGGPLTARVRLGSERRVILFGVVSYGAAHCFGPTVYTNVNHFANWIEFHTKQN, translated from the exons ATGAATTCTCAGTCAGTTCGAGCTTTATTACAGATGAATATAATGGGAACTGGAGCTGTGCAGCTCCTTTTTATAGCCCTGGTTTTCCTGAAGGTACAGGGCCAACCACATTTACTAGATCCCCAGTGCGTTACAGCCAGATCTGAGCCGGGACTATATCGTGTGATCAATGGCAAACCAGCGGACTTGTTGTCCAATCCCTGGATGGTGATAATCATCGAGCGCGGGATGATGAAATGCGGAGGATCGCTCATCACGCCAC GATACGTTCTGACGGCTGCCCATTGCAAAAGCGAAACCAAAAGTCAATT GACAGTGCGTTTGGGTGATTACGACGTGAATCAGGCCCTCGACTGCTCCAGTTATGGCTGCATACCACGGCCCAAGGAAATCAATGTTACCAGAACTTTTGTGCCCAATCATTACATCAACTTCCGAAAGAATGACATAGCTCTGCTCAGACTAGAGACGGCAGTGCAGTATGGAG AAAACATTAGATCGATCTGTTTGCTAATGGGAGACTACACCTGGTCGTCGAACTTACTGAAAAACCTGTCTAAGTTCAACACCACCGGATGGGGACGCACGGAATCCCGCATAAACAGTCCCGTCCTGCAGCAAGCATCCTTGACGCACCACCATCTCAGCTACTGTGcccaagtttttggcaaacaacTGGACAACACCCATATCTGTGTAGCCAGCAGCACTGGTTCCACTTGCCAGGGTGATTCGGGTGGACCGCTAACGGCGAGGGTACGGCTTGGGTCCGAAAGAAGGGTGATACTCTTCGGGGTGGTCAGTTATGGAGCAGCTCACTGCTTTGGCCCCACTGTCTACACAAACGTCAATCACTTTGCGAATTGGATCGAGTTTCATACCAAgcaaaattaa
- the LOC6735578 gene encoding chymotrypsin-like protease CTRL-1, which yields MKWLLVCFILALLSYGSLGQDLLDPNCVQTPVGVRNQILGGHNTDIQSHPWMVQILQRGYHYCGGSLISSLFVLTAAHCESLYPLKVRLGGYNGNTPRYDCSSEYCSPLGAEIDVQRIFSHPFYGEYHNYDIALFLLAQPVRYNVQIRPICVLTTSDESKLQRFLNYVSTFNVTGWGKTESETTSTKLQTASLYHLDRGYCVQIFGREIGWPHICAGHSQSFTCAGDSGGPLSAELTFSGVKRPFLFGIISYGAPKCREATVFTNVLQYSSWIRGMVQRFTPT from the exons atgaaatggcTGCTGGTTTGCTTTATTCTCGCGCTTCTTTCATACGGATCGCTTGGCCAGGATTTGCTAGATCCGAACTGTGTGCAAACACCAGTTGGAGTCCGCAATCAAATTTTAGGAGGTCATAATACTGATATACAGTCGCATCCATGGATGGTACAGATACTCCAGAGGGGCTATCACTACTGTGGTGGCTCACTGATAAGCTCAC TATTTGTTCTGACAGCAGCGCATTGCGAAAGCCTATACCCTTT GAAAGTGCGTTTGGGTGGATATAATGGCAATACGCCCAGATACGACTGTTCAAGCGAATATTGCTCACCATTAGGCGCAGAAATCGACGTGCAGCGGATATTTTCGCACCCGTTCTACGGGGAATATCATAATTATGATATTGCCCTATTTCTGCTGGCCCAACCCGTAAGATATAATG TTCAAATAAGACCGATCTGTGTGCTGACAACTTCGGACGAGAGCAAATTGCAACGATTTCTGAACTATGTTAGCACGTTTAATGTGACCGGCTGGGGCAAAACGGAATCTGAAACCACGAGCACAAAACTTCAGACAGCTAGTTTGTACCACCTGGATCGCGGATACTGTGTCCAAATCTTCGGCAGGGAAATAGGCTGGCCACACATCTGTGCTGGCCATTCGCAATCCTTTACGTGCGCCGGCGATTCTGGTGGTCCGTTGAGCGCGGAGCTTACCTTTTCGGGAGTGAAACGCCCCTTTTTGTTCGGAATAATCAGCTATGGGGCTCCTAAATGCCGTGAAGCTACCGTATTCACGAATGTTTTACAGTACTCAAGTTGGATTAGAGGAATGGTGCAAAGGTTCACTCCTACTTAA
- the LOC120284451 gene encoding serine protease easter-like, producing MKNTEIFVLAVLLASSSVAVLGSVSGSFLEHPCGTVPIRKFKIHGGHDAPIASAPWMAMVMGEKGFHCGATLITNRFVLTAAHCIANGELKVRLGALDQEAEAQEFAVDAMFVHSDYDFNQHDLALLRLAKQVHYSENISPICLLLDPLFENIDEHIIKFRTYGWGQTESSPSSRMLQKTSLFNLRRSECAKQYSHQQINRNHICAERANANTCNGDSGGPLTAIVTYDHVQTVFQFGVTSFGHEDCSKATVFTNVMAHLDWIVNTVRRAGNM from the exons ATGAAAAACACTGAGATCTTTGTACTGGCCgtacttttggccagcagttcaGTAGCTGTGCTGGGCTCGGTAAGTGGCAGCTTTCTGGAGCATCCGTGTGGCACTGTTCCGATTcgcaaattcaaaattcacGGAGGTCACGACGCCCCAATAGCCAGTGCTCCATGGATGGCCATGGTCATGGGGGAAAAGGGTTTCCATTGCGGAGCCACACTAATCACAAATC GCTTCGTACTGACGGCTGCACATTGTATAGCAAACGGGGAACT AAAGGTCCGCCTGGGCGCACTCGACCAAGAAGCAGAAGCACAGGAGTTCGCTGTCGATGCCATGTTTGTCCACTCAGATTATGACTTTAACCAGCACGATTTGGCTCTTTTGAGACTGGCCAAGCAAGTGCACTATTCAGAGAATATAAGTCCGATTTGCTTGCTCCTGGACCCGCTCTTTGAAAACATTGATGAGCACATTATCAAGTTTAGAACCTACGGCTGGGGACAAACCGAATCGAGCCCGTCTAGCCGGATGCTCCAGAAGACCTCGCTCTTTAACCTTCGCCGATCTGAGTGCGCGAAGCAGTATTCGCATCAGCAGATCAATCGCAATCACATCTGCGCGGAAAGAGCTAATGCCAACACTTGCAATGGAGATTCCGGTGGTCCGCTGACCGCCATCGTAACCTATGACCATGTCCAAACGGTGTTCCAGTTTGGAGTCACCAGCTTCGGACATGAGGACTGCTCCAAAGCCACTGTCTTTACAAACGTAATGGCCCATTTGGACTGGATCGTAAATACTGTTCGCCGCGCAGGGAATATGTAA
- the LOC6735579 gene encoding serine protease grass-like, producing the protein MEIAAAVIILLTGIAFGNGQYPVSFLEPNCGVSISSYGNGNAVPMIVNGRPADMFANPWMALVYSGRSMCGGSLITNRFVLSAAHCVTDDHTDIYLGEFNRSTLTDCSTTSMPNAIQIAVDAYIKHPLYVEATQNDIALFRLATKVEFTDYVKPICLLTNYNLLNYVTTLTATGWGDTEQGVPSDVLKTTTLTQVDRSYCSRMFGTQVDWSHICAWDYTSSTCRGDSGGPLSAKITIGGVSRVVQFGIVSYGHRTCRMMGVYTNVLHHMNFIINAVRFADF; encoded by the exons ATGGAGATCGCCGCAGCTGTGATTATCCTGCTCACTGGGATTGCATTTGGAAATGGACAATATCCTGTGTCATTCCTGGAACCAAATTGCGGAGTTTCGATTTCGAGTTATGGCAATGGTAATGCGGTTCCCATGATTGTCAATGGCCGGCCGGCTGATATGTTTGCTAATCCATGGATGGCATTGGTATATAGTGGCAGAAGTATGTGCGGTGGATCCCTCATCACGAACC GATTTGTTCTTAGTGCTGCGCACTGCGTAACTGATGACCACAC GGACATATACCTAGGCGAGTTCAACAGGTCAACCCTCACGGATTGTTCCACTACCTCCATGCCGAACGCCATTCAAATTGCGGTCGATGCGTATATAAAACACCCCCTTTATGTGGAAGCCACCCAAAACGACATAGCCCTGTTCCGACTGGCCACCAAGGTGGAATTCACTG ACTACGTAAAGCCAATCTGCCTGCTGACCAACTACAATCTCTTAAACTACGTTACCACTCTGACTGCCACTGGATGGGGCGACACAGAGCAGGGAGTGCCTAGCGACGTCCTAAAGACAACAACCCTTACCCAAGTGGATCGCTCCTATTGCTCGAGGATGTTTGGAACCCAAGTGGATTGGTCTCACATCTGTGCCTGGGACTACACTTCATCCACGTGCAGGGGTGATTCGGGTGGCCCACTATCCGCTAAAATAACAATTGGTGGTGTGTCCCGAGTCGTTCAGTTCGGTATAGTCAGTTATGGACACAGAACATGTAGGATGATGGGGGTCTATACGAACGTTTTGCACCATATGAACTTTATCATTAATGCCGTGCGATTTGCAGATTTTTAG